AATCAAAAATATCCAATGCTTAGGGAATTTAAAAAAAAGACTGTGCTCCAAAGAACACAGTCCAGTACAATTATTTTTGAGCTACATCACTCATATCTTTAACTACTGCTGCCTTATCAATTTTCAAACGGTTCTGTCCTTCAACCTCCATGATAATAACACGCTCTTGAATCTCAAGAACTTTTCCGTAAATTCCACCTGTAGTAACAACCTTATCACCTTTTTTCAAGTCTTCACGAAATTTCTTCAATTCTTTCTGCTTTTTCATTTGAGGTCGAATCATGAAAAAATAGAATACCACAACAATTAAAACCAAAGGTACAAATTGCATGATTGGGTTTTGCCCTTCTGCAGGCTGTGTCATCAATAAGATGTTCAGTAAATTATCCATTTTAATCCTAAATTTTAAGGCCTATTGGCCATATTATAAATATACAAACTTATTCTAGTTAACTTCTGCTGTAATTTTCAATTCTTTATTCCCCGAAAGGGTATTGCAAAAAATCGTAATTACCTTATACTGTTTTCCATACCTACCTTTAGAATTAAACTCAATTGATATGGATGACTCCTCACCCATTTTAATAGGCTCTTTCTTCCATTTAGCCACAGCACAGCCACAACTGGTCTCAATATTGGTAATTATTAAATCTTTCTCTCCTACATTTTTAAAGAAGAAATCATGAACAACAATCTCACCTTGAGAAATCTTTCCAAATTTATGTATTTCTTTAGTAAACTCAAATTTAGGGTAGCCATTCAATAGAATATTCTGCTCAGATTTTTCACCTTCTTTTAATTCTTTCTCTCCCTTGTTATTTTCACCATTCATACATCCCGAAAAACATAGAGACAAAATTAGACAGAAAGAAAAAACAAGATTATTTACAGACAATATTCTATTCATTTATTTCGGACCTTAAATTCGTGGTCGAATGTACTAATTTTTAATGGAAAACATCTTGGCTATGAATACAAAAAATGCGCAAACCTTACGGTCTGCGCATTTGAGTCTATCTATTGACCTATTCTATTTTCCACCAATCAATCCTCGTCCTACTTTTTTAACGGTACCATTCTCCTTTAACTCATTAACTAATTTATCTAAAATTCCGTTAATAAAGTTACTACTATTTGAAGTGCTATAGTATTTAGCAATTTCTAGGTATTCGTTAAAACTCACCTTAACTGGGACACTTGGAAACTCTTTAATTTCGGTAAGAGCTAATTCCATAATAAGAATATCCATATAGGCAATTCTTTCCAAATCCCAATTTTTAGTGTTCTTATTAATCAAGTCCAAATGATCTGCGTGATTAATAATCGTTTTACGAAATAATGTCTTTACAAATTCTTCGTCATCACTATCTTTAAACAAGGACATTAAAGAAGTATAAGTATCGTCATTTTTAGTGAATCCTTTAATCGTCTTTACAACCATACTGATAATAAATTCAATCTCATCATTCCAATAGATACTCTTCTCTTCCATTAATGAGTAGAAATCTTCATCAGCAGCAATAATGTGTGTAAAAAATTTCTCTACAAATTTCTTATCGGCATTATAGCTTTTATCTTCTGATTGCATATACTCCATATACAATTCAGAATTCAACAATTTCTCACGTACAATTCGAACATAGTCCTCCTGATCATTCCAATTAATGGTATGAGAATCTGAATAAGAATTCAACTGAATATTATCAGCTAACTGCTTAATTACAGCATTATCAATAAATCTTGTATTAGGATTAAGGTCTTCATGAGAAGGAATAATTTTACTTCTTGATTTCTCAATTTTCTTTTCAGCTATAAAGGCAACATCTACAAGCAGTAGAAGTAGATAATGATATAAATCGTAAGCTTTTCCAATACTGAAAAACAACTCTTTTTCTGCTTTTGCTAATGAACGATCATCATTCTTGTAATAAGCGTAAAGCATTTGTAACACTTTTACACGCAGCAATCTTCTACTAATCATACTTTTAAAGAACTTTTCAATTATATTATGTGGCTGCAAAAATAGGCTTTTTTTACTTGCCCACAAGGGAAATTGGAGAATTAAGACAAAATATTTAAATCTAATCCAACTATAACTTTACATATAGTTTTTCATCTATTATATTTATTTTGCGCTGAAAAGGTTTGCATACTCATTTTAAATAAGAAAATATTCAATAATTAATTACATATTAATATTAAGAAGTACTTATATTTTTTTATTTTTGAAATGCAATAATCAAAATAAATAACAAATTTATTTGAAATGGAAGGTTACGATAAAAAGGAAGGATTTGAAAAACATAATCGCGATGAAATATTTTCAAACGCGGTAAGAGCGGGGAAAAGGACTTATTTTTTTGATGTAAAAGCAACAAAGAAAAACGACTATTACTTAACAATCACCGAAAGTAAAAAACGTTACGACAAAGAAGGCAATTTTTCTTTTGAGAAACACAAAGTATTCTTGTACAAAGAAGATTTTGATAAATTTGCTGATGGCTTGCTAGAAGCAATCGATTTTATCAAAACTACTAACTTAGAAAAGGAAAACGAAGAAAAAGAACTTGTTAATTCTGAATACAGTGAACCTGCTACGATCATTGATGGTATTGAAACAGATTCTTTCACAAATGTTGAATTTGAAGATCTAACAGAATAATTCTACTAAAATATTTAAAAGCTGTCTTTCACGGACAGCTTTTTTTTTGCTTTTTTTTAAACAAATACGAAAAAAAAATTCATGCTAAACCAGTGCTTCAGCTAAAAATCTTACTTTTGCAACATTGTGCTTATTTAGTCTAAACCTAAGAACCTAAATTATAAAATACCTAGAAGTAGGGATTGCAACTAAATCTTTTTTCCTATACGTTTGACATATATTAGTAACAATATTTTTTTTAACTAATAACTGCAATAAATCGGCTAGTACATTAAGTAGATAGCTAAACCAAGTTCTAAGAAACATGGTTAATTGTAGATACGAAATAAAAACGCATGAAGCTTTCCGAATTATCTGATAGTCAAGAGGCAATTATTACAAAAGTTCAGGGACATGGAGCCTTTCGGAAGAGAATTACCGAAATGGGATTTGTGAAAGGAAAGCAAGTTACCGTAGTAAAGAATGCTCCCTTAAAAGACCCTGTAGAATATCAAATTATGGGATATGAAGTTTCACTAAGAAGAAGCGAGGCATCCTTAATTGAGGTAATCACGAAAGAAGAAGCCAAAAATATCAAAGTAAATGATTTTGAAGGCACCATAAGTGACGACATTCTAAAAACATCAGCAAAAGAAAAAGGGAAAAATATACATATTGCCTTGGTTGGCAACCCCAACTCTGGAAAAACAACATTGTTTAATTTCGCATCCGGATCAAAAGAGCATGTTGGCAACTACAGTGGTGTTACGGTTGATTCCAAACAAGCCAAAGTAAATCAAAATGGTTATCAATTTGAAATTACCGATTTACCTGGAACCTATTCGTTAACGGCATATTCTCCTGAAGAACTGTTTGTTAGAAAATACATCATGAGCGAACGTCCTGATGTAGTTGTTAATGTAGTTGATGCTTCCAATTTAGAAAGGAACTTATACCTAACAAGCCAATTAATTGACATGGATATTAAGGTAGTAATTGCTCTTAATATGTACGATGAATTGGAACAGAAAGGTGCCAACTTCAATTACAAAGAACTTTCCAAAATGCTTGGCATTCCAATTATCCCAACAGTTGGTTCAAAAGGCATTGGCGTTACAGAACTTTTCGACAAAATTATTAATGTTTATGAAGATCTTGATCCTATTGTTCGTCATATTCACATCAACTACGGAAACTCAGTAGAAGAATCCATTTCAAACATACAAAGGGAGATCAAAAAGGACCCTAAACTATGTGCTAAAGCCTCTCCTCGATTCTTATCGGTTAAACTTCTTGAATCGGATGAAAGTGCACGTTTTATGGTGAAAGAAAGTGATCACCATTTTGAAATAAAAAAAACAGCTAAAGAAGAAATACAGAAGCTAGAAAAAGAGTTTAGTGAAGTTTGTGAAACCGTTATTACTGATGCTAAATACGGCTTTATTGATGGCGCGCTAAAAGAAACATATACCGAAAATCCAATTAAGAGGAGAAGAAAAACAGCAATAATAGATACGTTTCTAACTCACAAACTTTTTGGTTTTCCTCTGTTTTTCTTTTTCATGTTCCTAACTTTCTATGCCACATTCAACTTGGGGCAATACCCAATGGATTGGATAGAAACAGGCATTACATACTTGGGTGAATTTATGCAAACTATTATGCCTGATGGTCCTCTTAAGGATTTGATTGTTGATGGTATTATTGGCGGTGTTGGTGGCGTTATTGTATTCCTACCAAACATCTTAATTTTATTCTTTTTTATATCATTTATGGAAGATACAGGCTATATGGCACGTACTGCTTTCATTATGGATAAATTAATGCATAAAATAGGCTTACATGGTAAATCATTCATTCCACTAGTTATGGGATTTGGATGTAATGTACCAGCTCTAATGGCAACCAGAACTCTTGAAAACAAGAATGATAGAATTCTTACCATGCTGATCACACCATTCATGTCGTGCAGTGCAAGACTGCCAATTTACATTCTAATTATTGGTACATTTTTCCCTGAAAATGCCACCTTGGTTTTATTTGGAATTTACACCCTTGGCATTGCTCTTGCAATTCTATTTGCAAAGGTATTCAAGGCTAGTTTTTTCAAAGCAAAAGAGGCTCCATTCGTAATGGAATTGCCACCATATCGCTTACCAACACTGAAAACAACCCTACTCCACATGTGGAATAAAGGTTTTCAATACCTTCAAAAAATGGGTGGAATCATCTTAATCGCTTCCATTATTATTTGGGCCTTAGGCTATTTTCCTCGAGATATTGAATACTCAAAAGATTACGATAAAATAATCACTGAAACTTCAGTAGAGTATGATAATATTATAAACCTTTCCCAAGAAAATAACACAGATGAACTATTAGTAGAAAAAAATACTAAAATTCAAGAATTACAAAACCTTAAGCTGGAAGAAAAACAACTGAACTCCTACATTGGCCAAATTGGAAAATTTATTGCTCCTGCTCTTCACCCATTAGGTTTTGACTGGAAAATGACCGTGAGTATTTTAACCGGAATTGCAGCAAAAGAAGTTGTGGTAAGCACAATGGGTGTTCTGTATCAGGAAGGTGAAAATTCAGATGAGAACAGTGCTGGGTTGAGACAGAAACTTAAAAATCAAAAGTTTACAGGAGAACACAGAAAGGGAGAAACCGTTTTCTCGAGTCTGTCGGCATTAACTTTCCTGATATTTATCTTGATTTATTTCCCTTGTATTGCAGTTATTGCTGCAATTGTAAAAGAAGCAAACTGGAAGTGGGCTACCTTTGTTGTGTTCTACACAACAGGATTAGCATGGCTAGTTTCCTTTATTATTTATCAAACAGGAAATTTAATACTATAACATTATGGACTTTCAACTCATAACAACCTACCTAATTGTAATGTGCGCTATCGGATATAGCCTATATCAATTTGCTTTGCTATTTAAAAAGCAAGAATCAAATTGTGGAAGTAGTTGTGGATCTTGTAATTTTAAAAATGAGCTGAGAAAACGAGGCATTCCCAACAAAGGAATCAAAAACACCCATAACTTAACATACATTAAAAATTAACAACTAACAAAAACTCAGCAAAAAGGGAAATTACAGCACAAAAACATAACATAAAGACAAAAAAAAAGACAGCTACAAAAGCTATCTTTTTTGTATATGTATTTCAATCTTGATTATGCTCCCAAAGTAGCTACCATTACAGCTTTAATAGTATGTAAACGGTTCTCAGCTTCGTCAAATACGATAGATGCTGGAGATTCGAATACATCTTCAGTTACTTCTACACCATTAAGACCGAATTTCTGGAAAACTTCTTCTCCTACTTTAGTCTCTCTGTTGTGATAAGCAGGAAGACAGTGCATGAATTTACTTGAAGCGTTACCAGTTGCAGCCATTAATTCAGCATTAACCTGGAATGGCTTAAGAATTTCAATTCTTTCTTTCCAAACTTCGTCTGGTTCACCCATTGATACCCAAACATCAGTATAAAGGAAATCACATCCTTTAACACCTGCTTTAGCATCAGAAGTAATTGTAATTTTAGCACCAGTCTCTTTAGCAATTTCTTGACATTGAGCAACTAATTCTTCCTCAGGCTGAAGGTTTGCTGGTCCACAGATTCTTACATCCATACCCATTTTTGCAGCACCTACCATTAATGAATTAGCCATATTGTTACGAGCATCACCTAAGTAAGCAAAAGCAACTTGATTCAATGGCTTATCAGTGTGCTCCATCATAGTTAAGAAGTCAGCTAAAATTTGAGTTGGGTGGTACTCATCAGTTAAACCATTCCATACTGGTACACCTGCATATTTACCCAATTCTTCAACAATAGCCTGTCCGTATCCACGGTACTCAATACCATCGTACATACGACCCAATACACGTGCAGTATCAGCCATTGATTCTTTAACACCAATTTGAGAACCTGAAGGCCCTAAATAAGTTACGTGAGCTCCTTGATCGTAAGCAGCAGTTTCGAATGCACAACGCGTACGAGTTGAAGATTTTTCAAATATCAAAGCGATATTCTTACCCTTCATAGTCTGTACTTCAGTTCCGGCATATTTTGCTCTTTTAAGATCTCTTGCAAGATCTAACATGTATTGCATTTCCTTTGGAGTGAAATCCAATAACTTCAAAAAGTTTCTGTTTCTTAAATTAAAACTCATGCTATTTATTTTTTATTGATTACAATCACAAAAGTAAGTGTAATCGGAAATTTAAAAAAGTATTATCTAGTCAAATCCTAAAAAGGATTTAGTCTTCATATTCCATTGTAATCTTAGTACCGTAAGATTTATCTTCAAGCTTTGTTGCCTCAGTAATTACTGATTTCCCACCACCATTCTCGATAAAGCTTAAACAAGCACGAATCTTAGGAGCCATAGAACCTTCAGCAAAAGTACCATCTGCTAAATAACCCATTGTATCAGCATGATTCAAGAACTCTAACTTCTGCTCGTTTGGTCCTTTAAAATCTTTGTAAACAAATGATACATCAGTAAGAATATAGAATTCGTCAGCTTTAACACGAGCACCAATTAATGCAGATGCTAAATCTTTATCGATAACTGCTTCAACCGGGCA
The sequence above is drawn from the Labilibaculum sp. DW002 genome and encodes:
- the yajC gene encoding preprotein translocase subunit YajC; protein product: MDNLLNILLMTQPAEGQNPIMQFVPLVLIVVVFYFFMIRPQMKKQKELKKFREDLKKGDKVVTTGGIYGKVLEIQERVIIMEVEGQNRLKIDKAAVVKDMSDVAQK
- a CDS encoding DUF1573 domain-containing protein, with amino-acid sequence MNRILSVNNLVFSFCLILSLCFSGCMNGENNKGEKELKEGEKSEQNILLNGYPKFEFTKEIHKFGKISQGEIVVHDFFFKNVGEKDLIITNIETSCGCAVAKWKKEPIKMGEESSISIEFNSKGRYGKQYKVITIFCNTLSGNKELKITAEVN
- a CDS encoding transcription antitermination protein NusB; its protein translation is MISRRLLRVKVLQMLYAYYKNDDRSLAKAEKELFFSIGKAYDLYHYLLLLLVDVAFIAEKKIEKSRSKIIPSHEDLNPNTRFIDNAVIKQLADNIQLNSYSDSHTINWNDQEDYVRIVREKLLNSELYMEYMQSEDKSYNADKKFVEKFFTHIIAADEDFYSLMEEKSIYWNDEIEFIISMVVKTIKGFTKNDDTYTSLMSLFKDSDDEEFVKTLFRKTIINHADHLDLINKNTKNWDLERIAYMDILIMELALTEIKEFPSVPVKVSFNEYLEIAKYYSTSNSSNFINGILDKLVNELKENGTVKKVGRGLIGGK
- a CDS encoding DUF3276 family protein; the protein is MEGYDKKEGFEKHNRDEIFSNAVRAGKRTYFFDVKATKKNDYYLTITESKKRYDKEGNFSFEKHKVFLYKEDFDKFADGLLEAIDFIKTTNLEKENEEKELVNSEYSEPATIIDGIETDSFTNVEFEDLTE
- the feoB gene encoding ferrous iron transport protein B is translated as MKLSELSDSQEAIITKVQGHGAFRKRITEMGFVKGKQVTVVKNAPLKDPVEYQIMGYEVSLRRSEASLIEVITKEEAKNIKVNDFEGTISDDILKTSAKEKGKNIHIALVGNPNSGKTTLFNFASGSKEHVGNYSGVTVDSKQAKVNQNGYQFEITDLPGTYSLTAYSPEELFVRKYIMSERPDVVVNVVDASNLERNLYLTSQLIDMDIKVVIALNMYDELEQKGANFNYKELSKMLGIPIIPTVGSKGIGVTELFDKIINVYEDLDPIVRHIHINYGNSVEESISNIQREIKKDPKLCAKASPRFLSVKLLESDESARFMVKESDHHFEIKKTAKEEIQKLEKEFSEVCETVITDAKYGFIDGALKETYTENPIKRRRKTAIIDTFLTHKLFGFPLFFFFMFLTFYATFNLGQYPMDWIETGITYLGEFMQTIMPDGPLKDLIVDGIIGGVGGVIVFLPNILILFFFISFMEDTGYMARTAFIMDKLMHKIGLHGKSFIPLVMGFGCNVPALMATRTLENKNDRILTMLITPFMSCSARLPIYILIIGTFFPENATLVLFGIYTLGIALAILFAKVFKASFFKAKEAPFVMELPPYRLPTLKTTLLHMWNKGFQYLQKMGGIILIASIIIWALGYFPRDIEYSKDYDKIITETSVEYDNIINLSQENNTDELLVEKNTKIQELQNLKLEEKQLNSYIGQIGKFIAPALHPLGFDWKMTVSILTGIAAKEVVVSTMGVLYQEGENSDENSAGLRQKLKNQKFTGEHRKGETVFSSLSALTFLIFILIYFPCIAVIAAIVKEANWKWATFVVFYTTGLAWLVSFIIYQTGNLIL
- a CDS encoding ornithine carbamoyltransferase, producing the protein MSFNLRNRNFLKLLDFTPKEMQYMLDLARDLKRAKYAGTEVQTMKGKNIALIFEKSSTRTRCAFETAAYDQGAHVTYLGPSGSQIGVKESMADTARVLGRMYDGIEYRGYGQAIVEELGKYAGVPVWNGLTDEYHPTQILADFLTMMEHTDKPLNQVAFAYLGDARNNMANSLMVGAAKMGMDVRICGPANLQPEEELVAQCQEIAKETGAKITITSDAKAGVKGCDFLYTDVWVSMGEPDEVWKERIEILKPFQVNAELMAATGNASSKFMHCLPAYHNRETKVGEEVFQKFGLNGVEVTEDVFESPASIVFDEAENRLHTIKAVMVATLGA